From a single Lolium rigidum isolate FL_2022 chromosome 7, APGP_CSIRO_Lrig_0.1, whole genome shotgun sequence genomic region:
- the LOC124677812 gene encoding phosphatidylinositol/phosphatidylcholine transfer protein SFH11-like isoform X2, whose protein sequence is MSFRSIEQLLRRNSKIKIDQNVANGIHDQKEEQSVQSLRESLLASNQLPEKFDDYHVLLRFLRMRGFNVLKAKEMFLNMLKWRQDCAIDAIAKDFKFEEYDALKRCYPHGFHGVDRFGRPLYIERIGSVDLNKFMQVTSIDRYIKYHISEQEKTLSFRYPACSLATNKHISSTTAILDVKGLGMNNFSKAAREMFIEIQKIDSNYYPETLHQLYIINAGSGFRALWKVLKAFMEARTLKKIQVLGANYLSPVLEAVEPSNLPDFLGGTCTCSATGGCLLQDKGPWTDAGTIRSSKVANEIRENIQLKQANEQISGKIQELEDCAAQTKETLETLVCKQNELATHIEELRKLLRDDVAAQKKASVQTLK, encoded by the exons ATGAGCTTCAGATCTATCGAGCAATTACTTAGAAGGAACAGCAAGATCAAAATTGATCAGAACGTTGCTAATGGGATTCATGACCAGAAGGAAGAGCAGTCTGTGCAATCCTTGAGGGAATCACTTCTTGCAAGCAACCAGCTCCCAGAGAAGTTTGATGATTATCATGTCCTACTACG CTTTCTGAGAATGCGAGGATTTAATGTATTAAAGGCAAAAGAGATGTTCTTGAATATGCTGAAATGGCGTCAAGATTGTGCTATTGATGCCATTGCAAAG GATTTTAAATTTGAGGAGTATGATGCATTAAAACGATGCTATCCTCATGGATTTCATGGAGTTGACAGATTTGGAAGGCCACTATACATTGAACGGATTGGCTCAGTGGATCTTAATAAGTTCATGCAAGTGACTAGTATTGATCGATATATAAAATATCATATATCAGAACAAGAGAAAACTTTATCTTTCAGATATCCTGCTTGCTCTCTTGCCACAAACAAGCACATATCCTCTACAACAGCCATATTAGATGTGAAAGGATTG GGCATGAACAACTTTTCAAAAGCCGCACGAGAGATGTTCATAGAAATTCAGAAGATTGACAGCAACTACTATCCAGAG ACATTACATCAACTTTACATAATCAATGCTGGATCTGGATTTAGAGCATTGTGGAAAGTACTAAAAGCATTTATGGAGGCAAGAACTTTAAAAAAGATTCAG GTATTGGGGGCCAACTACCTTAGCCCAGTACTAGAAGCTGTTGAGCCAAG CAATTTACCTGACTTTCTGGGTGGAACATGTACTTGCTCTGCCACTGGAGGGTGCTTGCTCCAAGATAAAGGACCTTGGACTGATGCGGGGACTATTCGTTCTTCCAAG GTTGCTAATGAGATCAGGGAAAATATTCAGCTAAAACAAGCCAACGAACAGATCTCAGGGAAGATACAAGAACTTGAAGATTGTGCTGCTCAGACCAAGGAG ACCCTGGAGACACTAGTATGCAAGCAGAATGAACTTGCAACCCACATTGAAGAGTTGAGAAAACTCCTACG GGATGATGTTGCTGCACAGAAGAAAGCAAGTGTCCAGACCTTGAAGTGA
- the LOC124677812 gene encoding phosphatidylinositol/phosphatidylcholine transfer protein SFH11-like isoform X1: protein MSFRSIEQLLRRNSKIKIDQNVANGIHDQKEEQSVQSLRESLLASNQLPEKFDDYHVLLRFLRMRGFNVLKAKEMFLNMLKWRQDCAIDAIAKDFKFEEYDALKRCYPHGFHGVDRFGRPLYIERIGSVDLNKFMQVTSIDRYIKYHISEQEKTLSFRYPACSLATNKHISSTTAILDVKGLGMNNFSKAAREMFIEIQKIDSNYYPETLHQLYIINAGSGFRALWKVLKAFMEARTLKKIQVLGANYLSPVLEAVEPSNLPDFLGGTCTCSATGGCLLQDKGPWTDAGTIRSSKEPSARLVDPTRGRKRTLGMLLLEDNQVANEIRENIQLKQANEQISGKIQELEDCAAQTKETLETLVCKQNELATHIEELRKLLRDDVAAQKKASVQTLK, encoded by the exons ATGAGCTTCAGATCTATCGAGCAATTACTTAGAAGGAACAGCAAGATCAAAATTGATCAGAACGTTGCTAATGGGATTCATGACCAGAAGGAAGAGCAGTCTGTGCAATCCTTGAGGGAATCACTTCTTGCAAGCAACCAGCTCCCAGAGAAGTTTGATGATTATCATGTCCTACTACG CTTTCTGAGAATGCGAGGATTTAATGTATTAAAGGCAAAAGAGATGTTCTTGAATATGCTGAAATGGCGTCAAGATTGTGCTATTGATGCCATTGCAAAG GATTTTAAATTTGAGGAGTATGATGCATTAAAACGATGCTATCCTCATGGATTTCATGGAGTTGACAGATTTGGAAGGCCACTATACATTGAACGGATTGGCTCAGTGGATCTTAATAAGTTCATGCAAGTGACTAGTATTGATCGATATATAAAATATCATATATCAGAACAAGAGAAAACTTTATCTTTCAGATATCCTGCTTGCTCTCTTGCCACAAACAAGCACATATCCTCTACAACAGCCATATTAGATGTGAAAGGATTG GGCATGAACAACTTTTCAAAAGCCGCACGAGAGATGTTCATAGAAATTCAGAAGATTGACAGCAACTACTATCCAGAG ACATTACATCAACTTTACATAATCAATGCTGGATCTGGATTTAGAGCATTGTGGAAAGTACTAAAAGCATTTATGGAGGCAAGAACTTTAAAAAAGATTCAG GTATTGGGGGCCAACTACCTTAGCCCAGTACTAGAAGCTGTTGAGCCAAG CAATTTACCTGACTTTCTGGGTGGAACATGTACTTGCTCTGCCACTGGAGGGTGCTTGCTCCAAGATAAAGGACCTTGGACTGATGCGGGGACTATTCGTTCTTCCAAG GAGCCTTCAGCAAGACTTGTAGATCCCACTCGTGGTAGGAAACGTACTCTTGGCATGTTGTTGTTAGAGGATAACCAG GTTGCTAATGAGATCAGGGAAAATATTCAGCTAAAACAAGCCAACGAACAGATCTCAGGGAAGATACAAGAACTTGAAGATTGTGCTGCTCAGACCAAGGAG ACCCTGGAGACACTAGTATGCAAGCAGAATGAACTTGCAACCCACATTGAAGAGTTGAGAAAACTCCTACG GGATGATGTTGCTGCACAGAAGAAAGCAAGTGTCCAGACCTTGAAGTGA